A single region of the Thermotoga profunda AZM34c06 genome encodes:
- a CDS encoding ABC transporter ATP-binding protein, whose product MNNDTVLKIENLRKLFPAERRIFGKTKYFVHAVDDISIEIKRKESLALVGESGCGKTTTGKVLVGLEEPTDGRIIVEQEDVTPLLYENESSARHYVEKNYVERFSKMSDEQLKQLSGVDGIYAERFLKLSKDETKFVSEFLEDRRVRVWQLRKRVQMIFQDPYESLNPRMTIFDIVSEPLNIHEIGNLKEREDRVAQMLSDVGLTPPETFMFRFPHELSGGQRQRVAIARALILNPSFVVADEPTSMLDVSIRTGVMKLMMRLADEHQMSYLYITHDLAVARYMSNNIAVMYLGKIVETGPTEEVLHNPLHPYTKALLTAVPIPDPEQKRGEPNIKGSVPKPINPPKRCRFFDRCPYAVEYCEKNDHPNLVEVLQGHKVACYVVSGEAK is encoded by the coding sequence ATGAACAATGATACCGTATTAAAGATAGAAAATCTCAGAAAACTTTTCCCAGCTGAAAGACGTATTTTCGGAAAAACCAAGTACTTTGTCCATGCCGTGGATGACATATCAATTGAAATAAAAAGGAAAGAGTCACTCGCTTTGGTTGGAGAATCTGGCTGTGGAAAGACAACAACGGGTAAGGTTCTTGTAGGGCTCGAAGAGCCAACGGATGGAAGAATAATCGTTGAGCAAGAAGATGTGACGCCATTGCTATACGAAAACGAGTCTTCAGCAAGACATTATGTGGAAAAAAATTATGTTGAAAGATTTTCAAAGATGAGCGATGAACAACTAAAACAGCTAAGTGGTGTAGATGGTATATACGCCGAGAGATTTCTTAAACTCTCAAAAGATGAGACAAAATTCGTATCAGAATTCCTTGAAGATCGCAGAGTGAGAGTCTGGCAACTTCGTAAACGTGTCCAGATGATTTTCCAAGATCCATACGAATCACTCAATCCAAGAATGACTATCTTTGACATAGTCTCTGAACCTTTGAACATTCATGAAATAGGCAACTTGAAAGAGCGCGAAGATAGAGTTGCACAGATGCTTTCAGATGTTGGTTTAACACCACCTGAAACTTTCATGTTCAGATTTCCACATGAATTGTCGGGTGGGCAAAGACAAAGAGTGGCAATAGCAAGGGCGTTGATTCTCAATCCATCTTTTGTGGTGGCAGATGAACCTACATCAATGCTTGATGTGTCAATAAGGACTGGTGTGATGAAATTGATGATGAGACTTGCAGATGAACACCAAATGAGCTATCTGTATATAACACACGATCTTGCTGTTGCAAGGTATATGAGCAATAACATAGCAGTTATGTACTTGGGAAAAATAGTTGAAACCGGTCCAACTGAAGAGGTATTGCACAATCCACTTCATCCCTACACTAAAGCTTTACTGACGGCGGTACCCATTCCTGATCCAGAGCAAAAAAGAGGAGAACCAAACATAAAAGGCAGTGTTCCAAAGCCAATAAATCCGCCAAAGCGCTGCAGATTTTTCGACAGATGCCCTTACGCTGTTGAGTATTGTGAGAAAAACGATCATCCCAATCTGGTAGAGGTTTTGCAAGGCCATAAGGTGGCCTGCTATGTTGTCAGTGGCGAAGCAAAATAG
- a CDS encoding ABC transporter permease codes for MLKFLSKRVVQIVILLFIYVTIVFWLMEALPGSFLDKYLMNPKITPEIRENLKRQFGFDKPVFTRYLYYMKNFLVLDLGVSFSYFPRKVTSIIFERLPRTVFLFVTSTLVSYAFGYTLGKRSAWKRGKVVDQLTTFTGIVFWTIFLPLLAIFNIWLFGVILGILPLNQFIEPNLWRNVSFSAQDLFLKLLLNAFILLVVFLTATIISRKLKTIAAKRALFYTSLIATIVISISIWILSGRGVYAWDIIKHMVLPVFTLTLYSFAGSMLVMRDTMLDVIREDYITTAKAKGLPDKVVRDKHAARNALLPLVTNFVISLGFTISGGIITETMFSWPGLGRAYLEALSQQDTPLLIGLLVFTGVFVLVAHLIADILYAFLDPRIRY; via the coding sequence GTGCTTAAATTTCTGAGCAAGAGAGTTGTTCAAATTGTCATACTTTTGTTCATCTACGTGACAATTGTTTTTTGGTTGATGGAAGCCCTTCCAGGAAGTTTTCTTGACAAATACCTCATGAATCCAAAGATCACCCCAGAAATAAGAGAAAACTTGAAGCGTCAATTCGGTTTTGACAAACCTGTTTTCACTAGATATTTGTACTACATGAAAAATTTCTTGGTCTTGGATCTCGGCGTTTCATTTTCGTATTTTCCGAGGAAAGTTACATCAATAATCTTTGAGAGACTCCCAAGAACAGTTTTTCTATTTGTGACATCTACTTTAGTTTCGTATGCATTTGGCTACACTCTGGGTAAAAGATCTGCATGGAAAAGGGGCAAGGTAGTCGATCAATTGACGACTTTTACCGGTATAGTATTTTGGACGATTTTCTTACCATTACTTGCCATATTCAACATCTGGTTGTTTGGAGTTATTCTGGGAATACTTCCACTGAACCAGTTCATAGAACCAAATCTTTGGAGAAATGTTTCCTTTTCAGCACAAGATCTTTTTCTAAAGCTTCTGCTTAACGCATTCATCCTCTTAGTTGTTTTTTTGACAGCTACGATCATTTCACGAAAACTCAAAACAATAGCCGCCAAAAGAGCCTTATTTTACACTTCTTTGATTGCTACGATCGTTATCTCAATCTCGATTTGGATTCTCTCAGGTAGAGGAGTCTATGCCTGGGATATTATAAAACACATGGTTCTGCCGGTTTTCACATTAACACTTTACTCTTTTGCTGGTAGCATGCTTGTGATGCGCGACACAATGCTTGATGTCATAAGGGAAGATTATATAACCACTGCGAAGGCAAAAGGCTTACCAGACAAAGTGGTGAGAGATAAACACGCTGCGAGAAATGCCTTATTACCACTTGTGACCAATTTTGTGATAAGTCTTGGTTTCACGATAAGTGGGGGTATAATAACTGAAACCATGTTTTCATGGCCAGGTCTTGGTAGGGCTTATTTAGAAGCACTCAGCCAGCAGGACACGCCTTTGTTGATCGGTCTTCTTGTTTTCACGGGTGTCTTTGTTCTGGTAGCCCACCTTATTGCCGATATACTCTATGCCTTTTTGGATCCAAGAATAAGATATTGA
- a CDS encoding ABC transporter substrate-binding protein: MKKVFLVLMLVLAAFVFAQTVNWAFLQEPISLNIWDYLGPNATVWTGYVMGPRIAGLYTYSDVRFDWIPNLAADLPNLEQQGDQWVYTIKLRTDVTWSDGTKFSADDVVWTMNTVRKLIVDYGLGGNWAGYIDPDYFIKAEKVDDFTVKLYFTHASLAKANFGAMMMPILQKKYWEPKTEEALKTANPLQTMYNYDVSDEPILGAFLLKKWEKGAFIEVTARKDYSDTGSVLTLYKNGAVSIKNPKTGFAWSGYGEPTGEKEYEFVTGPYIDSIIYRMYLNRSAAITALINGDVSFIFNSLGLQKGEADQLAKVANIKLITNSVNGFRYMCFNMRRFPMNIKEFRQAIAALVDREFLTSRVLGGQAFPQYGVVPNGNVFWYNPNVEKLSPGYGMSSGDRRKLAIDLLKKAGFKWVVEPKIEGNNVVRQGRGLIGPNGQRIEQIELLAPGAGYDPMRATIALYVERWANEIGIPIKANLVDFNLIVQRVFDEPFNFDIYMLGWSLGYYPDHVADFFHSKRAGVGDFNAAGYNNPEFDKLADEFLAASDIEKARELSFKLQEILAQDLPYLVIFDTPTTEAYRTDQIIFPYEKTLSGLQYVNGTPTLVKAAK, encoded by the coding sequence ATGAAAAAAGTATTCTTAGTGTTAATGCTTGTTCTTGCGGCTTTCGTCTTCGCACAGACTGTTAATTGGGCTTTCTTGCAGGAACCTATTTCATTGAACATCTGGGATTATCTTGGACCAAATGCGACTGTATGGACTGGCTATGTGATGGGACCAAGAATCGCTGGATTGTATACTTACTCAGATGTGAGATTTGACTGGATTCCAAATCTTGCCGCAGATCTTCCCAATCTCGAACAACAAGGTGACCAGTGGGTCTATACTATTAAACTCAGAACAGATGTCACATGGTCAGATGGTACGAAGTTTTCCGCTGATGACGTAGTTTGGACCATGAACACTGTCAGAAAACTCATTGTTGACTATGGTTTGGGTGGGAACTGGGCTGGTTATATTGATCCCGACTATTTCATCAAGGCAGAAAAAGTCGATGATTTCACAGTAAAACTTTATTTCACACATGCAAGTCTTGCAAAGGCAAACTTTGGTGCAATGATGATGCCAATTCTCCAAAAGAAATACTGGGAACCAAAAACCGAAGAGGCACTCAAAACAGCAAACCCATTGCAAACGATGTACAACTATGATGTTTCTGATGAACCAATCCTTGGTGCATTCTTGCTGAAAAAATGGGAAAAGGGAGCCTTCATAGAGGTCACCGCTCGTAAGGATTATTCCGATACTGGCAGCGTACTGACACTCTACAAAAATGGTGCAGTATCCATAAAGAATCCAAAAACAGGTTTTGCCTGGTCTGGTTACGGAGAACCAACTGGCGAAAAAGAATATGAATTTGTCACAGGTCCATATATTGATAGCATAATCTACAGAATGTATCTAAACAGATCAGCAGCTATAACAGCTTTGATCAACGGTGATGTCAGCTTTATCTTCAACTCACTTGGCTTACAAAAAGGCGAGGCAGATCAGCTTGCAAAGGTTGCGAATATCAAGTTGATCACTAACTCTGTGAACGGTTTCAGGTACATGTGCTTTAACATGAGAAGATTTCCAATGAATATCAAGGAATTCAGACAAGCCATAGCTGCATTGGTTGATCGCGAATTTCTCACATCAAGAGTCCTCGGTGGCCAGGCATTCCCACAGTATGGTGTGGTTCCAAACGGAAATGTCTTTTGGTATAACCCCAATGTTGAGAAACTTTCACCAGGCTATGGCATGAGCTCGGGAGATAGAAGGAAACTCGCCATCGATCTTTTGAAAAAGGCAGGTTTCAAGTGGGTTGTCGAACCAAAGATCGAGGGTAACAACGTAGTCAGACAAGGTAGAGGTTTGATCGGTCCCAATGGTCAAAGAATTGAACAGATAGAACTTCTTGCCCCAGGTGCTGGTTATGATCCTATGAGGGCAACTATAGCACTTTATGTTGAAAGATGGGCGAATGAAATTGGTATACCTATAAAGGCCAATTTGGTCGACTTCAACTTGATCGTTCAGAGAGTCTTTGACGAACCATTCAACTTTGATATTTACATGCTCGGCTGGAGCCTTGGATATTATCCAGATCATGTTGCAGACTTCTTCCACAGCAAACGCGCCGGTGTTGGTGACTTCAATGCTGCCGGATACAACAATCCAGAGTTTGACAAACTCGCCGATGAATTTCTCGCAGCATCTGATATTGAAAAAGCAAGAGAACTGTCCTTCAAACTCCAAGAAATTCTTGCACAAGATCTTCCTTACTTAGTCATCTTTGACACACCAACTACTGAGGCCTACAGAACAGATCAAATCATCTTCCCGTACGAAAAAACCCTGTCTGGTTTGCAGTATGTCAATGGAACACCGACACTTGTTAAAGCAGCAAAATAG
- a CDS encoding penicillin-binding transpeptidase domain-containing protein — MKRLKLTIYLMLTIPFCILLIRAFVLQVIQHKSHLEYIESLKVYVRKIDAPRGRILTRDGTVLAWDEEILMAKSTGSMDVQKVGEILGQEKKLKLLLGEDVQVTEAEAVKLERTGVLVFRKYIRRYNGLAPHVVGYIGVDRYGISGIEKQYDSYLKGQDGYELVSMSVSGGIIGRFLQAIPIAGNDIVLTIDSKIQEYAQKLLSNSNHAGTIIVQSAKDGSILAMASYPSFDPNMFLNIDQKQWAEISNDPKSPLLNRAISATYPPGSILKPLYAIAYLENDPDLKRTIDCKGYYEYIGSSGRSLGLYRDWYVPGHGVTDLKKAIKVSCNVFFYNLSLELGIEKMKQYANFFMIDQLTGIDLPGERKGLYPDPNWKYNIYKEPWYPGDTILCGIGQSFINLTPIEVLSFFNAIANDATCYRPHLLDHIKNQQGKRVLEYEKNILYKISLKQSTLSFLKDSLREVVKSNGNPADEGTAYQAFKGFRIDVAGKTGTAETGKKSERSHSWFAAFSPVNSPQFIVLVMLENAGGGGEAAAPMARKIFEYLLEETRK; from the coding sequence TTGAAAAGGCTTAAACTGACAATTTATCTCATGCTGACTATTCCTTTCTGTATTCTGTTAATCAGGGCATTTGTACTTCAAGTTATTCAACACAAGTCTCACCTTGAATATATAGAATCATTAAAAGTGTATGTGAGAAAGATCGATGCTCCGCGGGGTAGAATACTAACACGAGATGGTACAGTACTCGCGTGGGATGAAGAAATTCTCATGGCAAAATCCACTGGTTCTATGGATGTCCAAAAAGTTGGTGAAATACTGGGACAGGAAAAGAAATTAAAGTTGCTACTTGGTGAAGATGTACAAGTCACCGAGGCTGAAGCAGTAAAGCTTGAAAGAACAGGTGTGCTTGTTTTTAGAAAATACATTAGACGTTATAATGGTTTAGCACCACATGTCGTAGGTTATATTGGTGTTGACAGATATGGGATTTCAGGTATAGAAAAACAGTACGATTCATACTTGAAGGGTCAGGATGGTTATGAATTGGTAAGTATGTCTGTATCAGGCGGAATTATTGGACGATTCTTGCAAGCAATACCAATTGCTGGAAATGATATTGTACTGACAATAGACTCAAAAATTCAAGAGTATGCTCAAAAACTTTTGAGTAATTCAAATCATGCCGGTACCATCATTGTTCAATCGGCAAAAGATGGTTCAATTCTTGCGATGGCCTCTTACCCGAGTTTCGACCCGAATATGTTTCTCAATATTGACCAAAAACAGTGGGCGGAGATCTCAAATGATCCCAAGAGCCCCCTTTTAAACAGAGCTATCAGCGCAACTTATCCCCCAGGATCTATTTTAAAGCCACTCTACGCTATTGCTTATCTTGAAAATGATCCAGATCTCAAGAGAACCATTGACTGTAAGGGATACTACGAGTACATTGGAAGTTCCGGACGATCTTTGGGGTTGTATCGAGATTGGTATGTACCTGGTCATGGCGTGACCGATTTAAAAAAAGCCATTAAGGTTTCGTGCAACGTGTTTTTCTATAATCTGTCCTTAGAGCTTGGTATTGAGAAGATGAAGCAATATGCAAATTTTTTCATGATCGATCAATTGACTGGCATAGATTTACCAGGTGAACGTAAGGGACTGTATCCTGATCCAAATTGGAAATACAATATCTATAAAGAACCATGGTATCCAGGTGATACTATACTATGTGGAATAGGACAGAGTTTTATCAATCTCACCCCGATCGAAGTTCTGAGCTTCTTCAACGCCATAGCAAATGATGCCACTTGTTACCGCCCTCATCTTTTAGACCATATCAAGAATCAACAAGGTAAGAGGGTTCTCGAATATGAGAAAAATATTCTCTATAAAATCTCACTGAAACAAAGTACACTCAGTTTTCTAAAAGATTCTTTGAGAGAAGTGGTGAAATCAAATGGCAATCCAGCCGATGAAGGAACTGCTTATCAGGCTTTTAAAGGTTTTCGTATTGATGTTGCGGGTAAAACCGGTACCGCCGAAACAGGCAAGAAAAGTGAAAGATCACATTCTTGGTTTGCTGCATTCTCACCAGTCAATTCTCCACAGTTTATCGTCTTAGTTATGCTCGAAAATGCAGGTGGTGGAGGAGAGGCTGCCGCTCCTATGGCAAGGAAGATTTTTGAATATCTCTTAGAGGAGACACGAAAATGA
- a CDS encoding CPBP family intramembrane glutamic endopeptidase has translation MAFFLISLVLLGMVMLQNFSKVIKKNRIPFIALCQVLYSIVLFIFLKIPYTFEVQFKGFLSFLVIFGIMIFLGGFLGAEQIKFYKKISPFDIVFIGILLPISEEIIFRGAILYLLPSAFLNALIFSSIHLANVLNRMEKFSIFNFIYRFAVGYIFAHSVLSTQSLFCATLCHVINNSVSLLVLTRSEHITKKGADTTEHKDGE, from the coding sequence TTGGCATTTTTTCTCATCTCACTGGTTTTGCTTGGAATGGTAATGTTGCAGAATTTCTCTAAAGTGATCAAAAAGAATAGAATACCATTTATTGCTCTTTGCCAGGTTTTATATTCAATTGTCCTTTTCATATTTTTAAAAATACCTTATACGTTCGAGGTTCAGTTCAAGGGATTTCTATCTTTTCTCGTAATTTTTGGGATAATGATCTTCTTAGGTGGTTTTCTTGGGGCAGAACAGATCAAATTTTACAAAAAGATATCACCTTTTGACATCGTTTTTATCGGAATCTTGCTTCCGATTTCAGAAGAGATTATCTTCAGAGGTGCAATACTGTATCTACTACCAAGTGCTTTTCTAAATGCACTGATTTTTTCTTCTATTCACTTAGCAAACGTACTCAACAGAATGGAAAAATTCTCGATCTTCAATTTTATTTATAGATTTGCCGTTGGTTACATATTTGCTCATTCTGTTTTAAGTACACAGAGCCTCTTTTGTGCCACGCTCTGTCATGTTATAAACAACTCAGTGAGTCTTCTTGTGTTAACGAGATCTGAACATATAACCAAGAAAGGCGCAGATACTACTGAGCACAAAGATGGTGAGTAG
- a CDS encoding TIGR03960 family B12-binding radical SAM protein, with product MILRFLSENLDKVEKPSRYIGGEFNQIIKDPSKVRLRVGLVFPDLYEVGMSNLGLMIIYHVLNNLPQVWAERVFLPWKDMIELMKKRDIELFTLESKTPLRDLDLVGISLQYELSYTNALCVLDLAGLPIHSDQRTDKDPIVIAGGPCTTNPEVLAKVFDAFVIGDGEEVVLDIAHSLMQTKGMKREQRLKALSQIEGVYVPMFYQPTVPPKPIFDWLPAKINRRISRDINSVRLPDLRVIPNSQLIHDRVVVEVMRGCTRGCRFCQAGIIYRPVREKYSENIINESISSLLCTGYEELALLSLSTVDHSAINSILKDLGEKIENLAVSLSIPSTRLDKFGLSIAEAVSTIRRTGLTFAPEAGTQRLRNVINKNISEEDYVNTLEAAKKAGWNRIKLYFMIGLPTETDEDLLGIVRMAKIARKIGFKKITLSVANFIPKPHTPFQFAEQKSIDYLNHAQKIILQAKDVANINFHNPHMSLIEGLLSRGDRDIFEVVLRAFNNGSLFDDWENIFDFNLWKNAIEKSQIDLNSYLKERDVDESLPWDHIDVGVNKNFLVNEYQKALQAITTLDCRWDKCHSCGVCNSILRNLLENSSKK from the coding sequence ATGATTTTGCGTTTTTTGAGTGAAAACCTCGATAAAGTGGAAAAACCTTCAAGGTACATTGGTGGAGAATTCAATCAAATAATAAAAGATCCATCAAAAGTAAGACTCAGAGTGGGATTAGTCTTCCCAGATCTTTACGAAGTTGGAATGTCAAATCTCGGTTTAATGATCATCTACCATGTACTGAATAATTTACCACAAGTATGGGCTGAGAGGGTTTTTTTACCTTGGAAAGACATGATAGAATTGATGAAGAAAAGAGATATCGAGCTCTTCACCTTAGAGTCAAAAACTCCCTTAAGAGACCTTGATTTGGTAGGTATCTCTCTTCAATATGAGCTTTCCTATACAAATGCACTGTGTGTACTTGACCTTGCCGGATTACCAATCCATTCCGACCAACGCACAGATAAGGATCCAATAGTCATTGCTGGAGGACCTTGTACGACAAATCCCGAAGTTTTGGCAAAAGTCTTCGATGCGTTTGTAATAGGAGACGGTGAAGAAGTAGTTTTAGATATAGCACATAGTTTGATGCAAACAAAAGGAATGAAAAGAGAACAAAGGCTCAAAGCACTTTCTCAAATAGAAGGAGTTTACGTACCAATGTTTTATCAACCAACTGTGCCACCTAAACCCATTTTTGATTGGTTACCTGCGAAAATAAATCGAAGAATATCAAGGGATATAAACAGCGTGAGATTACCCGACTTGAGAGTAATTCCAAACAGCCAGCTCATTCACGACAGAGTTGTAGTAGAAGTGATGCGTGGCTGCACCAGAGGATGTAGGTTTTGTCAGGCTGGAATTATATACAGACCCGTTCGGGAGAAATACAGTGAGAATATAATCAACGAATCGATATCATCTCTTCTGTGTACTGGATATGAAGAACTTGCACTTTTGTCTTTGTCTACTGTCGATCACAGCGCGATAAATAGTATTTTGAAGGACCTTGGAGAAAAAATCGAAAATCTTGCTGTGTCACTCTCCATACCTTCGACGCGCCTTGACAAGTTTGGCTTGTCCATTGCTGAAGCTGTGAGTACAATAAGAAGGACGGGGTTGACATTCGCACCCGAGGCAGGTACTCAAAGACTCAGAAATGTAATAAACAAAAACATCTCCGAAGAAGATTATGTCAATACTCTTGAAGCAGCGAAAAAAGCTGGGTGGAACAGAATAAAACTCTATTTCATGATCGGTTTACCTACAGAAACCGATGAAGACCTTCTTGGAATTGTACGGATGGCAAAGATCGCCCGCAAAATCGGATTCAAGAAGATCACACTCTCTGTGGCAAACTTTATACCAAAGCCACACACTCCATTTCAATTTGCCGAACAAAAATCAATTGATTATCTGAATCATGCACAAAAGATTATCTTACAAGCTAAAGACGTTGCAAATATCAATTTTCACAATCCGCACATGAGTTTAATAGAAGGCCTACTCTCCAGAGGCGATCGAGATATCTTCGAGGTTGTTCTGAGAGCCTTCAACAATGGCTCATTGTTTGATGATTGGGAGAATATCTTCGACTTCAATTTATGGAAGAATGCCATCGAAAAATCACAAATCGATTTGAATTCTTATCTCAAGGAAAGAGATGTAGATGAAAGTCTTCCTTGGGATCATATCGATGTCGGAGTGAATAAGAATTTTTTGGTGAATGAATATCAAAAGGCTTTGCAGGCTATCACAACTTTAGATTGTCGGTGGGATAAATGTCACAGTTGTGGTGTGTGTAATTCAATTTTGAGGAATCTGCTGGAAAATAGTTCAAAAAAATAG
- a CDS encoding ABC transporter ATP-binding protein codes for MLLSVKDLRMHYKTKMGYVKAVDGINFDLDSGESLGIVGESGCGKTSISMTILRLLPDNAEFKTGSVLFDMGNNPVDLVKLDESEMRKYRWRGISMIFQAAMNSLNPVYKVGDQIIEAIQNHYPEVPVDKAREKVAELFELVGLDPSRMDQYPHQYSGGMKQRAVIAMALACDPKVIIADEPTTALDVIVQDRILKEIRKIQKKLNMAMIYISHDIAVIAEVSDKIAVMYAGKFAELADSVTIFKRPMHPYTYGLMHAFPSTVGEKTELVTIPGEPPNLLNPPKGCRFAPRCPKADELCLNEEPEYHEIEKGHFVACHHPVKPKEVVHFYEQ; via the coding sequence ATGCTACTCTCTGTCAAAGACCTGAGAATGCACTATAAGACAAAAATGGGATATGTGAAAGCCGTTGATGGGATAAATTTCGACCTTGATTCTGGTGAGAGTTTAGGAATAGTCGGTGAATCTGGATGTGGTAAAACCTCTATCTCAATGACGATTTTAAGACTCTTGCCCGATAACGCGGAATTTAAAACTGGAAGTGTTCTTTTTGACATGGGGAATAACCCAGTTGATCTTGTCAAATTGGATGAATCAGAGATGAGAAAGTATAGATGGCGTGGTATATCGATGATCTTTCAAGCTGCTATGAATTCACTCAATCCGGTTTACAAGGTGGGAGATCAGATAATTGAGGCAATACAAAATCATTATCCTGAAGTTCCTGTGGATAAAGCTCGTGAAAAAGTTGCTGAACTTTTTGAATTAGTTGGACTTGATCCATCAAGAATGGATCAGTATCCACATCAATACAGTGGTGGTATGAAACAAAGAGCAGTTATTGCGATGGCCTTGGCGTGTGACCCAAAGGTTATCATCGCCGACGAACCGACAACAGCACTCGATGTCATTGTTCAGGACAGAATATTAAAAGAAATAAGAAAGATTCAAAAGAAATTGAATATGGCAATGATATATATCTCTCATGATATAGCAGTAATAGCAGAAGTCAGTGATAAGATAGCAGTCATGTATGCGGGAAAATTCGCAGAACTCGCAGATTCAGTAACGATCTTCAAAAGGCCTATGCATCCTTATACTTATGGTTTGATGCATGCCTTCCCGAGCACCGTTGGAGAAAAAACAGAACTCGTTACAATTCCGGGAGAGCCCCCAAATTTACTCAATCCTCCAAAGGGTTGTCGATTTGCTCCAAGGTGTCCCAAAGCAGATGAATTATGTTTGAATGAAGAACCAGAATACCATGAAATCGAAAAAGGACATTTTGTGGCGTGTCATCATCCTGTCAAACCAAAAGAGGTGGTGCATTTTTATGAACAATGA
- a CDS encoding ABC transporter permease: MVEAVIKEPLWKIRLKLWLRSFKTGWELFRERRLAVFGLSVIIFFAIFGLIYPLYPTIMKAVFWKDDPFGYQTFAPYDPIVGFDPDIISHPSPPSLRHPLGTDPLGRDILSMIMYSTPREFILGITAALITVIIGTIIGASCAYYGGVIDTFFMRLADIVMLFPSLALLMVLSAFIDLTLFRLALIIGMLSGFGSITLVLKAQALTIKVRPFIEAAKSAGASDAYIIFRHIIPNILPLSFLYMMLNVTGAIFTEATLSFLGLANIRMSWGVIIQMAESSGYLMGASIGTYWWLWLPAGACITLLCSAFYFLGRGLEEIVNPRLRKR, from the coding sequence ATGGTTGAAGCAGTTATAAAAGAACCGTTGTGGAAAATTAGACTCAAACTCTGGTTGAGGTCCTTTAAAACAGGATGGGAATTGTTCAGAGAGAGAAGGTTAGCTGTTTTTGGACTCAGTGTCATAATATTTTTCGCAATCTTTGGTCTGATATACCCTCTTTATCCAACTATAATGAAAGCCGTCTTTTGGAAAGACGACCCATTTGGATATCAGACATTCGCGCCATACGATCCGATAGTGGGTTTTGATCCCGATATAATCAGTCATCCATCGCCACCATCTTTGAGACATCCGCTTGGTACAGACCCTCTTGGAAGGGATATTCTTTCCATGATTATGTACAGTACACCTCGAGAGTTTATTCTCGGTATTACTGCTGCCTTGATAACAGTAATCATAGGTACAATCATCGGTGCAAGTTGCGCTTATTACGGTGGAGTGATAGATACATTTTTCATGAGACTCGCCGACATAGTTATGCTTTTTCCAAGTCTGGCATTGTTGATGGTTCTGAGTGCTTTCATAGATTTAACGCTTTTTAGGCTTGCACTCATCATAGGTATGCTCTCTGGATTTGGTTCGATCACACTGGTATTAAAGGCTCAAGCTTTGACCATAAAAGTTAGGCCATTCATCGAAGCTGCAAAATCCGCAGGTGCAAGCGATGCTTATATAATTTTCAGACACATCATTCCGAATATACTTCCACTATCGTTTTTATATATGATGCTCAATGTGACAGGCGCAATCTTCACCGAGGCCACGCTTTCGTTCCTTGGACTTGCAAATATAAGAATGAGTTGGGGCGTAATCATTCAAATGGCTGAATCATCGGGTTATTTGATGGGAGCAAGTATAGGAACCTATTGGTGGTTGTGGCTTCCAGCAGGAGCTTGCATAACCCTGTTGTGTTCTGCTTTTTATTTTCTCGGCAGAGGACTCGAAGAGATCGTGAACCCAAGGCTAAGAAAGAGGTGA